TACCTTTCAGCTCACTCATTTGAGTTGATTCCaactgtttgaaaaaaataaataaaatgccccAATCTGCTACCCGCTCGGGTTGTCACATGACCTCAGGTGGTTGTGACAGGTGAGTCGGTGCGGGGGGTCCGGGCAGGGACACGTGCCCCCTCAGCCCGAACAAGAGGCCCCCCCCACCACGGGCGGGGGTCAGGTGCCGGCCAGCTCAGCCGTGACTTAATGCCCCCCGTGGGCCCCTTTTGTCCTGTACACATTCACTCAATTGGCCACCAAATGGAGGGGGAATGGGACCACTGGCCTTATGGCACATATTTGTACGCCATGTCTTCTTCATCAATGTGCCCGTGTGCGTGTACAAGAGGGTCTTTTGTCTGGGAGGGACCTTCGCAAAGATGCGGCAGAACTCTTTTGCGCTTAATTGCTTGTCGCCTTCTGCTGCCAGCTCTTCCCCCGTTTTACGAGTCCGACGTCCAAAGCTTTACCCTTATTTATTGTACCGATGTCACACCAAGTAATTTATTTTGCTCATTTAACCTCATTACCCAAATTAGTATATTGCCCCCTCAGCCGCATGAGTCAGTGGACAACttaattatgattttaaaacatattttactgtatttttactgtagctaatatttgtaattattattacatgtaattagttaattttctttctttaaatttaAAGTACTGTTATtagaatacaataaaacaaatacaaaaatacttatatttaaaatgtaataatactaATACAAGGCAATATTTtggggtgtattttttttcttttcgaataaatgcaaaacaatttcaaacaaatataatttccttaaaaacacacaaaatcttATAATTGAATAATAGACAAAACTATTTCTTTCCTGCTGTAGtaaatttaaaatcatttcaagCATAATTTTCTAATAGACAATAATCTACTACATTACAATTATTAGAGTATAatgcaatgaaataaaaatacaaatatacttgtaatgtaataataatgtcaatATCATTAGTAACCTTTTCCTTctatcaaatgtaaaataaattcaaatatctctaataaattttaaataactttaaacaaatataatttCCTAACCGACATTATTCTACCTGTTacataatcattttattttcaaataatgaatagaaataatttaatttaaatgtaatttaaaataaattaaaatcataaatgaaaaataacgtcaaatataataaaaacgtTCAGTAATTCAACCACAATTTTCAATTGATTTATcctgtattttattaaaacatgaaataacaaTCATATTATatcttaaatttaaaatgaatatttacaaCAATTTGTAGCTACTTCATATTTCTTTACTGTACTTTTCATATTGTAGTCTGCTGTCCTGGCTGCAATGATTTGCGCGTATATTTTTACTTCTTTATGTTTTGTACCTGTCTTGTGAAACACATCAaaatatgcaacaaaaacatattttatttacttacatttcaacaatattGCACTGAAGTCTTTCGAAGCATTTTAGTGTTTGTGTTAGAAAAGTGCTCATTTTAGTGTATGTGCTTCAACACACCCACCTGCCTATCAGtgcccgcgcacacacacacacacacacgttgccATTGTGTGCACTAGACAGCAGATGGCAGGCCATTATCAGGCTGACAGAGCAGTCATCTGGCAGGCATCCCACTCGCCCACCCGGCCCCCCACTCGCCACCAATCGGCCCTCCCTCCATCGCAACACACTTTTTTTGGCGGGATAGTCCATGTGATGATTTGTATGCATGCACGCATGTGTGTGCTTGCGCGTGTGTGCTCCCGAGTCAATATAGGTCACTGGTTGCACCGGTGTGTGTCGGCGTCATGTGACCTCCTCCACTCCCTTGGGGaccagttgtatttaaaaaaacaattaaacttGTGGTTTTTCAGGTACTTTCAGTTCCAGGGACCTTTTAGTCTAGTCTCCAGAATCAAAAGTAGCCATTGCGTTTTCACCTAAGGTTCCCATAAGATTTGGTTCTGGGTACTTTTAGTTCTACAACCTTTTGGAGTTTCCAGGAACCTTTTGTGTCTGCTTCTATATTTCCACATACGGATTTGGTTCTACATACTTGCAGTTCCAGAAACATTTTAGTCCCTAGAATCAAAAATACCCCCTGCATTTCCACCTAAGGTTCTGGGAATTTAGGCCCTACTTTTGGTTTCGCAACCCTTTTACTCCCTGGAGGTCCCCGTCTTACATGACCAAGTATTGGGTTGGGGCTTTGAGGGCAAAAACACAAGACAAAGTAAAGATTTGCTGCTtcttcactgaaaaaaaaaacaagcatatcAACACATCAATGGGGAACTCCAAATATGGGCGTGTGGAGCTCTATTCAAGGGGGCTCCCTTTAGTCCCCCTCAAAGGCCCCGTTGGTGGCTCCCTGACATTCGCTCCTCCTGCGGCACCTGGACAGGATCCTGTGCAGCAGGCCCGGGGAGCGTTGCATCTGAGGGGTGCCGTGGGGGCTGCCGGGTTCCTGGGGGGCCGGCGGGGGTCTCCGCGGAGGGGCCGGGCTGGGGTCCCGGCCTGCGTCCGGGCCGGCTTCTCCTCCTGAAGGGCTCCTCCTCCGGAGAGCCTGTAGAACGTGACCACTTGGGGACAAAAAGGAAATAACACAAAGACAGCTTGTTTATTCCTCTTGACCGaaatgcacgcacacgcatacaaCTCTGTGCTATGTGTGTCTAAGTGAATTTCAAGTATAAACACCCTGCATTAATTTCAATGTGTTCAAagataaaatgaaatgaaaaaacatgATTATGGCCCTctgagaatttatttttaaaaatgttagaaTTTGGCATATTATGAGAgtttcacaagaataaagttgtatttattcacaaaaatccaataataataataataataataatcattaaaaagttttcttttttcccaaaagaaattgtaacattaagaggaaaaaaatataattcacaGGAATAAAGACATGAATTTTACACTTTGTTACACAAAAACAATCAGAATTTGGaaataaagttggatttttcTCCCAGGTGAAAAATGAGTAATTTTACAGGAACAATttataatattataattttgAAATTCTATATTATTTGTGAATAAGGTCATATTGTTATTCCAAAAAAGAAGTGGTAATATTATGCGAGAAAAATTGACTGTTCCATGAATGGCGTTGTAACCCTTTAagaaacggatatttgaacacaaaccgtgtagcaacatatgtagacagaCAGCATTACAACAGTCACATGCGTTTATGCgaagaacatttaatattactgcagcctaCTAAGCAGTCGTAACCGTCTTCTTTGTGTTTACACATATAacactgcctcctggtggccaacacgcacacaccagaCAAACGatgaattaaagcatgaaacTGCTTCAATTAagtttttacattgtattttattatgttattactgtatgcatttgttttatacagtacaatacagtagaGTACAATTTTTACATGCACTTTCCGCTTAATGAGATGCAATGCGGCGAGATGGGGTTGATtagagtgcgtgcgtgtgcgtgtgtgtaatcAGTGTGCTTTGTCAACTAATGAAGGGCGAGTGGGGCCACCTGTTTTGGAGGCTGAGGATGTGTGGGGgaatatgagtgtgtgtgtgtgtgtgtgtgtgtgtgtgtgttgggggcggAGGGCAACAGCTGTCGGATGAGATGCATGATGGGATACGGGCGGAGTGTGTACTACCTCGCACTGTTGCGCCGTACGCACCCTCCGTCACCGCCCGAGGACGACGCGGCTCTTTGGGACGAACTTCTCCTCCTCATACGAGCTTTGGGCGCAAGGTTTTCCTTCAAAACaggaaaaattacaaaattgttATTTTACCTTTCTAGGCACCCAGGGTCACCGTAAAAAGCACAAAGTACGACAGGAACTataatacaacaaataaatcaaataccACTTATTACATTCTGCTAAAGCGTACTGATTGTCAAAGTGTGGGAGAGTACGGGTACCGCTAGTGGTACACatgctccctctagtggtattggaaagaatcactgaaataaatgttgacactttaataaataaataaataaaaatccactgCAGTATATTTGTTAAGTACTATATTCAACTTTcaggtacagtacatttaaatgtaatcattTGGAAATGTAGAGTGGCACGGTGgaaaaactggttagcacatctgactcacagttttgagttttatattttttatgagTTTAGACTGTGCAAGTCACTGTGGCTAACACATATTTCAATTACTCATGAATTAAATTATCATTGTAATCATGATACGTTAttttaattacgttttttttcaacacaattTGATGCAGAAGTAattgaataatacaaatacttatttcattttttacttGAATTGAATTTAATAAATGGCATCGAAATACATACAGTGTACAATCCACTGGATCAtataataaagttatttaattagattttaatTCTACACtaaaattcattttaacaataaaaataaaatcatatttaataacaaaacattttctgaagAATAATTTTCTATGaatcaaatttttaaattttcaaatggaaaatttttatttaaattccgCAAGAAGTTTAGTATATCATTTCTTGATCAACTATAACAATGGAAAAGAGATAATAGAAAATATGATTCTTttagttgtaatttttatttgaactctttattaaaaaaaaaaaaacattatcatgattttattgtattttattttaacggcAGAGCAACATTGTAGAGCAATGTTGTGATGATCCGGAGCCAAAAAGCAACCTGGCCGAGCTCCAGGacgcaggaggcggggaagtAACCCTGCTGGCCGTCCTGCAGGCGTCCGAACCAGCGACCCGAACAGTCCTGGGACAGAACCACGATGACGTCACCGGCAGACAGCTCCAGCTCGTCGGGCCAGTGGGGGCTGTAGCTGTGCACCACCACCATCTAGTGGACACAAGGCGAATTAGGAAACgagattttgaaataaaaaaactgcatgCAACTCAGCATGGAGATGGTGCTGTGCAGTGGATTACTCTACGTCCCAAAGTGTacgatttattttcttttattctgCTGCACTATTGATTCTGTCATTGTATATTCAACTAATCAAATTTTTAAACTCAATggaaaatttaaaatgaatctAGAATCTACTGGCccataaaaaattgtttttttcattagtTTTTACACAAAacgatgtatatatatatatatttttttttttactaaactgTAATTAAAGTTGTTTTATGttaattgaatattttaaatgtgattcatatttctttgtataaaattacattattttaagtAAAATTAATTTAGTGagcaaataatttaataaaaaaatacaattattttggaTTAATTCATATTTGAATATTAACATTGAAATAACAAGAAATATAAAATGGGTTAATTTTCCTTTATTTGAATACAATTAGCAataaattcataaaatatattattttacccTTATTTCTTTAtcatatgtttgttttgtttagccCCTTGTGGCCCGTGTAGACTGTATCTGTGCACCACTAGCACCATCTAGTGAGCAGTAGtagaattaatttatttttaatttttttttgcaattataaCGCTGCATTAttgataataatgatgatgacgacaTGATCACAAAGTGTCTTGAGACTGATGAGAGCTTGTGTGCGGGTCAGAAGCGGTGAATGAATAGGATTACATGTCAATGGGATTAAGGCCTGCTACTGGTGAAATAGAAAGTTTAAATGTGGGGCCTCTTAGCCGCCTCAAAATATCCCGCCTGCGTGCAATCGGCTCGTTACGCTCTATCTCAACCCTCCCCCAAAACACAGACAATTTATTTGGtgttttgtaaaagaaaaaaatatcactctacagtattgtaggttataaaaacacacagtaattgACATAAATAGAATGGAAAGAATTCAACTGATGATTTCATACTTGCGgtcgccttggccaccgggggcattataatacatacaatacagacacctagatttgaaaaaaataaaataaaaaaatgttttaaaaataaaatcgaaGAACTCGGttaagtcaatttaaaaaaataggacGACGCAGAATTTCCTACTGGAGGCTCCGccgggaacaaaaaaaatattgaaaaatataaataaataaataaagatccGGAACCAATATTTGCGCCACCGGAAACAATGTTtgacacggacatttattgcagacggctGAAGTGATGGGCCACTAATAAACATTGCCAAACAAACGACAGAGGaacgtctgtaagtgattttaagacactattTGATGTGTAATATACTCATAACTGACTGgtagttagtgtttttttttaacctaaaatgaaAATCGCgagcgcgctaatgctaatcgtgaatgctaaccgtttagcaaaggctgattttgttgtctcaaattctgtacagagattataccatacactcagtaacAACAAATAAATCCAGCGATcacaaatgagaataaaatacgTCAGTTGAAAAAATAcgtcagttgaaaaaaaaaaaaaaaaaaaaacattttgaggggGGCGAAGCTAAACCAATACTATTGATACTAATAGTATTAGTTTttggcagaggataaagaatatacaccCAAGACTATTGTTATACAGTATTGTCTTTCTACGTGTTGCTGTActgtttgtggtcaaatatctgttgctcaAAGGGTTTTAGCTAGCATCATACagatgctagtttcattagcccgTTTACAGCGTGTTGCACTGTTAGCGTTAAGATAGCTTACTTCCTATGGCAAAGTCAcaaggttgttttaaatactacACAAGTGTGCTACCAGCATCGTTATATTTCAAAAACTTGTAAGTAGGATTGCTCGTAAaaggatgaaaacaaaaaacaaaagcaactcGCCTTGTCGTCGTTTCCTCGGCATGGATGTCGGCCTGTTGGTTGGAGGGGGACATTTATTACAATTgcacgatttaaaaaaaaaaaaaacaacaaagaagagTAAGGTCTCAAGACAGGAGTGGGGTAACAAagtgtttatatttaaaaaaaaaaaaaaaaaaaaaagatttcaaggTACTGTTAAAGTTTTAAGTTAAGATTCCTAGCCTGCATAAGGGTTTGTAATtaggattaaggtttcaaattagggtttcaagaacATCCTTACTTCGATTTTTCCTTATCCTTTCTTTTCTTCCAGTCTTTCATGTTATCCATGTTTCCTTACTTCGTTTTGACCTCCCTTCATCATCCTTGTATCCTTCTGTCCTCACTCCCTTGTTGACTTTCACACCATCCTTTTATCCTTCCTTCCTCACTAGTTTCCTTCCTATCCTTTCATACATTCTTGTTTCCTTCCATCCCTGAGCTCCCTTCATCCTTCCTTTAATACAATCCTTCTTTCCATCCTTTAGTACCATGTTTCCTTCCTTCTATCCTTCCATACGTCCTTGTTTCCCTACATGTTATCCTTTTATACCATCTTTTCTCCCTCCTTTAAAGTACATTTTAACAAGTGTACAGGCactttttgtccccccccagtatagtataaacacatacatttgCCGTCTAATCACCAACACTCTCCCCTTCCATCCTAACTGGAGGAGTGGTGGTAAACCTAAGGCACACGGGGCAACACAGTCCCGATCATCACTCTCCCCTTCCATCCTAACTGGAGGAGTGGTGGTAAACCTAAGGCACACGGGGCAACACGGTCCCGATCATCACTGACCTTGCGGCGCAAGCACGGTGGTGAACACCTCCAAATGCTCGTGGTGGCTGTGCATGTAGATGCGCTGCATCTCCCTGAGGCGGCTGGCGTCAGACTGGCGCTGCGCAGACAGTGTCGCACAGCGCAAATTAAAACACCCGCCCCGCTAATCCGCTGCAGCCACTCACTGAGCAACGGCCGCTGGCAATGAGTTCATGCTGCGGCACGGAAAAACACGCGTTTTCAGTAACAACTTTTTTACTGTCATATAGGGGTAAAAGGTAGTTAACCAATGTAtggtaaaactaaaataaaactacacAAAATTTAAGAATAATTCAAACTTATTTGGGAAAACAATTGATTAATCACCCTTTTTTATATTCAAATTGCCAATCAAAACGGGAAGTGAGCGTTTTATATATTTTCCACACTAATTGGTGTTAAATTCAGGTCCTTGTCCCAAATTCAGTGA
The genomic region above belongs to Phycodurus eques isolate BA_2022a chromosome 21, UOR_Pequ_1.1, whole genome shotgun sequence and contains:
- the si:dkey-97a13.12 gene encoding ubiquitin carboxyl-terminal hydrolase 51, whose product is MQRIYMHSHHEHLEVFTTVLAPQGRHPCRGNDDKMVVVHSYSPHWPDELELSAGDVIVVLSQDCSGRWFGRLQDGQQGYFPASCVLELGQENLAPKARMRRRSSSQRAASSSGGDGGCVRRNSASGHVLQALRRRSPSGGEAGPDAGRDPSPAPPRRPPPAPQEPGSPHGTPQMQRSPGLLHRILSRCRRRSECQGATNGAFEGD